The following coding sequences are from one Pseudomonadota bacterium window:
- the speD gene encoding adenosylmethionine decarboxylase, whose product MTRFPTIQLEGFNNLTKGLSFNIYDICYAVTHQQRRDYIQYIDEAYNADRLTKILTEVAQIIGANILNVARQDYDPEGASVTMLISEGPVEERTVPTSGSVLAHLDKSHITVHTYPETHPHNGIATFRADIDVATCGLISPLKALNFLIESFESDIVIMDYRVRGFTRDVDGHKHYIDHKITSIQDFLAKRIRERYSMIDVNVYQENMFHTKMVLKDFDLDTYLFGTRADELPVRKRERIEARLKREIEELYQGHNIAD is encoded by the coding sequence ATGACCCGCTTCCCCACCATACAGCTCGAGGGCTTCAACAACCTCACCAAAGGCCTCAGCTTCAACATCTACGACATCTGCTACGCGGTGACGCACCAGCAGCGGCGTGATTACATCCAGTACATCGATGAGGCCTACAACGCCGACCGCCTCACCAAGATCCTCACCGAGGTGGCGCAGATCATCGGCGCGAACATCCTCAACGTCGCCCGTCAAGACTACGATCCTGAGGGCGCCTCGGTGACCATGCTCATCTCTGAGGGGCCGGTCGAGGAGCGCACGGTGCCCACGTCAGGCTCGGTGCTCGCCCACCTCGACAAGAGCCACATCACGGTGCACACCTACCCGGAGACCCACCCGCACAACGGCATCGCCACCTTTCGCGCTGATATCGACGTCGCGACCTGCGGACTCATCTCGCCGCTGAAGGCGCTCAACTTCCTCATCGAGAGCTTCGAGTCAGACATCGTGATCATGGACTATCGCGTGCGCGGCTTCACGCGTGACGTCGATGGCCACAAGCACTACATCGATCACAAGATCACGTCGATTCAAGACTTCCTCGCCAAGCGCATCCGCGAGCGGTACTCGATGATCGACGTCAACGTCTACCAGGAGAACATGTTCCACACCAAGATGGTGCTCAAGGACTTCGACCTCGACACCTATCTCTTCGGCACCCGCGCCGACGAGCTGCCCGTGCGGAAGCGCGAGCGCATCGAGGCGCGCCTGAAGCGCGAGATCGAAGAGCTCTACCAGGGGCACAACATCGCCGACTAG
- a CDS encoding patatin-like phospholipase family protein — protein MQPRLDILAGPHALRVLRARGLRAEDVDMVAAASGGPKWIVLHGLDRALLTGLLATSQRSIPVVGSSSGAWRMACWAQRDPLAALDRMAEAYIGQRYPARPSLALVSRTCAGIVSHLLGEHGAGDILAAQRFRLHVLTAACHGLTASDARLPLLTGLVMASVCNAAHRRALGWFMERVIFGVPHAENAFAHLRDLPTRHVAMGAGHVAPALLATGSIPLLAEAVDIADAPAGRYRDGALTDYHPAFDFGQGEGVVLYPHFFSHLIPGWLDRFAPGRRPSPRNLDRVVLIAPSKGFVASLPGGKIPDRNDFYTLSDDARIARWEAVRDASAALGEELNALIASGRIVERVRPLT, from the coding sequence GTGCAACCTCGACTCGACATCCTTGCGGGACCGCACGCGCTGCGTGTGCTGCGTGCGCGTGGCCTGCGCGCCGAAGACGTCGACATGGTGGCCGCGGCGTCCGGCGGCCCCAAGTGGATCGTGCTCCACGGTCTTGACCGCGCGCTGCTCACAGGGCTTCTCGCAACCTCACAGCGCTCGATCCCGGTGGTCGGCTCGTCGAGTGGCGCATGGCGCATGGCGTGCTGGGCGCAGCGCGATCCGCTGGCCGCGCTCGATCGCATGGCCGAGGCCTACATCGGTCAGCGCTATCCGGCGCGTCCGTCTCTCGCGTTGGTCTCACGCACGTGCGCGGGCATCGTGTCGCATCTGCTGGGGGAGCACGGGGCAGGCGACATCCTCGCGGCCCAGCGATTTCGCCTGCACGTCCTCACCGCCGCCTGTCACGGCCTCACTGCTTCCGATGCGCGCCTGCCCCTGCTCACCGGACTGGTGATGGCGAGTGTCTGCAACGCCGCGCATCGCCGCGCGCTCGGCTGGTTCATGGAGCGGGTGATCTTCGGCGTGCCGCACGCCGAGAATGCATTTGCCCATCTGCGTGACCTCCCGACGCGACACGTGGCCATGGGCGCGGGTCATGTCGCACCCGCCCTTCTGGCCACGGGCTCCATCCCGCTGCTGGCCGAGGCGGTCGACATCGCGGACGCGCCGGCAGGTCGTTATCGTGATGGCGCGCTCACCGACTATCATCCCGCCTTCGACTTCGGTCAAGGAGAAGGAGTCGTGCTCTATCCCCACTTCTTCTCGCACCTCATTCCCGGCTGGCTCGATCGCTTTGCGCCAGGACGACGTCCGTCGCCTCGAAATCTCGATCGTGTGGTTCTCATCGCGCCTTCGAAGGGGTTTGTGGCGTCGCTTCCGGGGGGCAAGATCCCGGACCGGAACGACTTCTACACCCTGTCAGACGATGCGCGCATCGCGCGCTGGGAGGCCGTGCGCGACGCGAGCGCGGCGCTCGGGGAAG